One window from the genome of Paraclostridium sordellii encodes:
- the guaB gene encoding IMP dehydrogenase codes for MAKILKEGLTFDDVLLVPQKSEVLPKDVSTQTQLTKTIKLNIPLMSAGMDTVTESKMAISMARQGGIGIIHKNMSIEDQALEVDKVKRSESGVIVDPFFLSKEHTIKDADDIMARYKISGVPIVDEDNKLIGIITNRDIKFEDDFTKKVDQVMTSENLVTAREGINLVEAQQILKKHKIEKLPIVDEEGHLKGLITIKDIEKKIQYPNSAKDAQGRLLCGAALGISADLMDRVDALVKANVDVVVLDSAHGHSMGVINALKKVKERYPKLQVIAGNVATAAATEDLIKAGADCVKVGIGPGSICTTRVVAGIGVPQVTAVMDCAEVGHKYGVPVIADGGIKYSGDIVKALAAGASICMMGSMFAGTEESPGETVLYRGRSYKTYRGMGSIGAMEKGSKDRYFQNDAKKLVPEGVEGMVAYKGKAEDIVYQMIGGIRAGMGYCGAATIKDLMENSEFIKITSASLKESHPHDITITKEAPNYSTQGEV; via the coding sequence AAAATCAGAGGTATTACCAAAAGATGTTAGTACACAAACTCAATTAACAAAAACTATAAAATTAAATATACCATTAATGAGTGCAGGGATGGATACTGTTACTGAATCTAAAATGGCAATTTCAATGGCTAGACAAGGTGGTATAGGAATAATACACAAAAATATGTCTATAGAAGATCAAGCATTAGAAGTTGACAAAGTAAAAAGAAGTGAAAGTGGAGTTATCGTAGACCCATTTTTCTTATCAAAAGAACATACTATAAAAGATGCTGATGATATAATGGCAAGATATAAAATATCGGGTGTACCAATTGTTGATGAAGACAATAAATTAATCGGGATAATAACTAATAGAGATATAAAATTTGAAGATGACTTTACTAAAAAAGTAGATCAAGTTATGACAAGTGAAAATCTTGTTACAGCTAGAGAAGGGATAAACTTAGTAGAGGCTCAACAAATATTAAAGAAACATAAGATAGAGAAATTACCAATAGTTGATGAAGAAGGACATTTAAAAGGATTAATAACTATAAAAGATATAGAAAAGAAAATACAATATCCAAATTCGGCAAAAGATGCTCAAGGTAGATTATTATGTGGAGCAGCTCTTGGAATAAGCGCTGATTTAATGGATAGAGTAGATGCATTAGTTAAAGCAAATGTTGACGTTGTTGTTTTAGATAGTGCACATGGACATTCTATGGGTGTTATAAATGCACTTAAAAAAGTAAAAGAAAGATATCCAAAGCTACAAGTTATAGCTGGAAACGTAGCAACAGCAGCTGCAACAGAAGATTTAATTAAAGCTGGAGCAGACTGTGTTAAAGTTGGTATAGGACCTGGTTCAATATGTACAACAAGAGTTGTTGCAGGAATAGGTGTTCCACAAGTAACAGCAGTTATGGATTGTGCTGAAGTAGGACATAAGTATGGAGTTCCAGTAATAGCTGATGGAGGAATAAAGTACTCTGGAGATATAGTAAAAGCATTAGCAGCAGGAGCTTCAATATGTATGATGGGATCTATGTTTGCAGGAACTGAGGAAAGTCCAGGAGAAACTGTATTATATAGAGGAAGATCATATAAAACTTATAGAGGTATGGGATCAATAGGAGCAATGGAAAAAGGATCTAAAGATAGATACTTCCAAAATGATGCTAAGAAATTAGTTCCTGAAGGTGTTGAAGGAATGGTTGCATATAAAGGTAAAGCTGAAGACATAGTATACCAAATGATAGGTGGTATAAGAGCCGGTATGGGATATTGTGGAGCAGCTACTATAAAAGACTTAATGGAAAATTCTGAGTTTATAAAAATAACATCAGCGTCTTTAAAAGAAAGTCATCCACACGATATAACAATAACTAAAGAAGCACCGAATTATAGCACTCAAGGGGAGGTATAA